TGAGTGACAAACattctgtgctaagtgcttttacCATGTATCCTACAAGACCTCATACAAAAAGAAAGACCACTGCAGTAGTATTAAAATAACTCACTTTTATTAAAACTTGTGCTCATTTTAATTCCTCTCCATTAAATACATGGGTATGCacaaacatacatgcacatgAAAAATTCACTTATTCAGTATCATCATATACAGTAAGAATGGAAACCATccattcttttcctcctctcatAAAGGTTAGCTTGATTGCCACACAAACACCTGTGTCTCTAATGTTTTGAAGTATCCCTTTAGGATAGATAggacatttttcttaaatacccATTTCACTAGTACAGATACCATGGGATTCAGAAATTGAATgctgtgcatgtatatatatcatatgtttttTGACTACGATCCTGAACACCTGGACCAGATTGCATTCAGCTCACTGTTCTTTAGAACCTAAGGTATTAAAGGAACATAAAAGTGGGACTAGAggatttattattgttttttaggCAGAAAGATAAAGTAGAGGTTTTGAATGCATATGAATTGTTTATGATATTCTCAGAAATACAGATTTGAGTCCATTCATCATGTTTGCAGGCAAGAGTGTTGTGGGAGGCTGGGAGGTTATAAAATGTTTACCCAATGCTCAGATTGCAATTCAGCATAACTTTGCATCATGATTATGAATATCTAGGCCATTTCCATAATCAAATAGAAATCATTGTTTCTGTTGTAGTGGAAGTCAGGTATGAATCATGCTTATGGCAAGAAGAAATGGGGGACATCTAGAGAAGAGTTCTCAGTCATGGTGAGAACACTCTTGCTTCTTACCTGCCCTCCCCTTGTTCTCAGAAAGAGAATCtaatttttcttgttaattaTCTAGCGACACTTAGTTGAGACTGAATTTCATCCATTTTAGATAACAACACTTGCTGAGAGGGACCCACTATCATAACGAGAGAGCAAATTTATTGTGTATGGGGTTTGGGAATGGTAATAGACAAAAGTTGATATCAAagttgtactttaaaaataacatatatgtgCTTGTGTTCCTCTTCCAATATACCTGTCCACACCCACGACATAGTTAATTTTCCTTGCTAGAAAAATTGGATTATGATATATCGAAATCATTTTAAACCTGTTTTGGACATTTCCTCACTTATTTTGTGGTTAATAGTATACTACCTGTGTATAAGTGTGGATCTCTGACAgttttgcaaatatattaaaCATGGGACCTAAAATTATTGTGTAACATGAAAGTCACTTTTAGTAATTAAAGATACATCTatagaaagaaagcacaagataTAAGCAGGATATTTACTTCATATTTAGGAAAGATAGTCTCTAGAACACAGCAAAagtaatctccaaaatatattgcctatttttaaattacatgtacCGATACTTTTCCTAAATGCATCTCCTTCTGTTGCATAGAGTTAAGAGTTGACATTTGAATGTATTAAGGAGGAATGAGTAGTgatattattttttcaacaacTTATGACAATTTATTACACCCTAGCCAcgtatttataaaaaataaatttcaatatcTATTTTAATGGTAAACATGCGCATATATGGATAAACATATATgcacttacatacatacataagaattttatactttaaaaaaatatcctttaatgATAGCTgtgaaaataatcataaaaatattttttattcaagcGTAAAGTACACATTTACAAGCCTGATAGAATGAAACTTGATAGCAGTTTGTTACTCGTGGAAACACAACACTTACATTGTGAACCcacagttttcctttttccaaaatgcaaattgTAAGGCTTTTGTTAGCCCGCTTGAAGGCCAAAAGAATGACACTGAAATGAGAAGTGGAGGATGAGCTAATAAGCTGTGATATAATTAAagtgtctcattttatttttcacttatttatttttcagtgtctcaatttaaaacttctgtgtaCTAACAGAGTGAACCAGAGAATTATTTCAGTACTGTACAATGTTTGGTTGTGGAAACACTTTGCCAAAGCTAGAGGTGGGTGACACACTTTGGTGTACCAGCTTTAATTTCCCCGTGTCAAgccttttattttacttgaaagtGATATTGActcaatattttcttgtttttgtttctgcattATCTCAAAGTAATATTTTATCCAAAAATTTTTGGTATACTTTGTTTCTTGGTATGTTTCATgtttacaaaacaaacaagcaaaaaagcaaaaactttgTGCATACTTTGTGTGTGGTCTACTTTCCAATATACCTCTTCTTCAAAACTatacaatattgtttttaaaaatcactctgaaTTAGGACTAATTCGTAGCGTAGTTCAAATAGttgatctttgtttttcaaaccaatatatttattttacttaggacattattttttcctgcttccttgggatttcctttgttttctctatttcatttaaacTTAATGGTTTCTGGTGATTTATGAGCTTTTTTCCTCTGgtagttcctttctgttttccaagtaataatatttatattacagcatttaatttaataatgCCTAAAATCAAGTACAGACTatgattcattaattcattaatctGCTCATTTATTCCAAAATTACTGACATTTAATATGTACTAAGCATCTTGCTATAGACTGCAGGTGTAAAATACAATCTGTCTTAATGTGAAGGTTTTGTTAAATTGTGGATGATTCAAGAATAGAATAAGATTTTTATAAAACCATGATATTGAAATAGTGAAAGACATTGATTCCATCAACATATCCATTCCTTACTGTAAGCCTGGTACTTTGCTAATTACACTGTATTAAGAGGCTTTAGAAGTTGGCTTTCTAAACTGTCCAAGAGAGAGCTGAATCTTCCTGGAATGTGTTATACTAGAGGCTGTTATGGGAGAacacaaaaaggagagaagattGCAAAATCATGAAGCTAAAAATATCAGTATGATTTGAGTAGGAAATTATAAGCACAAGAGAGAACACTGCTCTGCCCATCTGGCCTGTCATAAACCTAACCACACTTCATGTTTAAAAGCATTTGTCCATTCCTCTTAGCAGCTCTTCTGATATGCCTCAAAGTTAACTTCAttctcattccttctttttttaatgtttatttatttattttgaggcagagaaggacaaagagagacagagaaagaaaatcccaagcaggctctgtgctgtcagtgcagagcctgatgcagggcttgatctcatgagttgtgcaatcatgacctgagctgaaatcaacaggtccacactcagccaactgagccagtcacCTGTGCTCCCCTCTATAGCCTCTTTCTTCAGTatgatttaatattcaaaatttacCAGATATGTGAGAAACTACTCCAATGTAAAAaagctacataaaaataaataattgaaacttAAATGATATGGAAATTATATGTAATGTGTATaccttcaaatatatatttattaccaCCAGACACGCAAGATtcagaagaaaatgtgatattgGAAATTTGTAATATTAGGCAACAACAAACAATGCCAAGATATTTGGGATATAGAGTTCAGGAATTTTTGTAGAAAatggattataaaaatatatccaatataaacattaattttttttttaatttttgaaggagagagacagaacaggactgagggagggacagagagagagagggagacacagaatctgcagcaggctctaggctctgtgctgtcaggatagagccagatgtggggctcaaatccacaatctgtgaaatcatgacctgacctgaagttggatgtttaacctactgagccacccaggtgccccaatataaacgttttaagagagaaaaaagaaaagagaataagccCAGAAGATCTAACTAAAAGTAACAGTAGTAAAATAACAAAGATGTGGTTGTGAAGATAATATCAAAAATTAATGCAAGAAAATTTCCAAAACCAAAGGTTGCAGATTTCCAGACACAAAAAGCCCAATAAGTGCCTGCACAATAAAAGACATGCACACGGACATCTCTATCATCATAACTTCTACCACTGAATTTGAAAGcatagaagtttaaaaatgttcttaaatatttcagaaccaaaaaacaaataaatgaagaaaagcaaaagaatagtTCATATAAAAAGGTATCAGTGGTCCTCTTACTATCTATACCTTAAGCTAGGAGATTGAGAATGTCTTTGAAATTCAGACCTTAGAAACCTCATCCACAAAGACCCACCATTTACTTAATAATAACGTGCAGattaataaaaatgcattctAGGCTTTTaatgaggataaaatgagttaatatatttataaacttcTTAGAACTttacctggtacatagtaggcataaatataaattattgttaaacataaaacaataaaatataaaagaaagaataacaatGCACCTTAATCATATCCATTGTGTTACTGGTAAGGTATTCAATGAGTTCTACTTTAAGAAAATACCTAAACTGGAGAGGGTATAGTAATTAACATTCAAATGAGATATTATATCAGATATCAATCAGAAAGATCATAATGACATAGATCATGGGTGTAACACAATTACACTTGATTATAAGTTTAGAGGGATTGTATCTAtatccttttgttttaaagtaatgtAGATGCAATATCTGTGATAAAACCTGATGCATAGTGGGTGTTAAGTATGTATTTTCAATGAActgataaattaatgaattaacaaTGGCTTAAATGAGTTTAgacaatgtttaaataaacagTTCCTGACATcccaaatgtttgttttatttttaaaatacaatatttaacagagagaagagacagagagcacaactaagatttttttttctattttttccaaatCTTGGAgggtcaaaaaacaaaacaaaacaaaaatcaaattacaACCTTACAAGCATCTTAATGATCATACCAGCCTAATTATGATAATTCTGAACCAAACAGATGTGACCCCAGCCTCATTCATTCTTAATGGGATCCCAGGACTGGAGGACATGCACATGTGGATTTCCTTCCCATTCTGCTCCATGTATGTTGTGGCAATGGTAGGGAATTGTGGGCTCCTCTACCTCATCTACTATGAGGACTCCCTGCATAGatccatgtattattttttagcaATGCTTTCCCTTACTGACCTTGTCATGTGCTCTAGTACAATCCCTAAAGCTCTCAGCATCTTCTGGTGTCATCTCAAGGAAATTAGATTTGAAGAATGCCTAGTCCAGATGTTCTTCATCCATACCTTCACAGGGATGGAGTCTGGGGTGCTCATGCTTATGGCCCTGGATCGCTACGTGGCCATCTGTTACCCTCTGCGCTATTCAACTATCCTCACCAATCCTGTCATTGCAAAGGTTGGGCTTGCTACTTTCCTGAGAGCGGTGTTCCTCATCATTCCCTTGATTTTCCTCACCAAGAGACTACCCTATTGCAAGGGTAATATCATACACCATACCTATTGTGACCAGCTATCGGTAGCAAAGTTATCCTGTGGAAATATCAAGGCCAATGTTATATATGGTCTGGTGGCTGCCTTCCTGATTGGGGGCTTTGACATCCTGTGCATCACAGTCTCCTACACCATGATCCTCCGGGCAGTGGTGAGCCTCTCCTCAGCAGATGCTCGGCAGAAGGCCTTCAGCACCTGCACTGCCCACATCTGTGCCATCGTTTTCTCCTACAGTCCagccttcttctgcttcttttttaatCGTTTTGGGAGCCACACAATTCCTCCATCTTGCCACATCATTGTGGCCAATATTTATCTGCTCCTGCCTCCCACTATGAACCCTATTGTCTATGGAGTGAAAACCAAGCAGATACGAGACTGTGTCATAAGGATCTTTTCAGgttcaaagaaaatcaaatccTACAGCACATAGAGGGGATAT
This genomic stretch from Lynx canadensis isolate LIC74 chromosome D1, mLynCan4.pri.v2, whole genome shotgun sequence harbors:
- the LOC115526301 gene encoding olfactory receptor 52N4-like, yielding MIILNQTDVTPASFILNGIPGLEDMHMWISFPFCSMYVVAMVGNCGLLYLIYYEDSLHRSMYYFLAMLSLTDLVMCSSTIPKALSIFWCHLKEIRFEECLVQMFFIHTFTGMESGVLMLMALDRYVAICYPLRYSTILTNPVIAKVGLATFLRAVFLIIPLIFLTKRLPYCKGNIIHHTYCDQLSVAKLSCGNIKANVIYGLVAAFLIGGFDILCITVSYTMILRAVVSLSSADARQKAFSTCTAHICAIVFSYSPAFFCFFFNRFGSHTIPPSCHIIVANIYLLLPPTMNPIVYGVKTKQIRDCVIRIFSGSKKIKSYST